The Caloenas nicobarica isolate bCalNic1 chromosome Z, bCalNic1.hap1, whole genome shotgun sequence region aaacagaaacgGAACTGCATGAGGAGCAGGGCAGCACCATGAGCTCTCCCGGCGCAGCCTGGAAGTCCAGCAGCGCACTCCGAAGCCGCTCTCCTCCGAGCCCCCGTTTGCACTGATTCACCCCATCTCTCCGAGCGCCTTCGCCGCCGTCGCCAAGCCGGGAGCAGCGGGTGTGGGACACGGGACGGCCCCGGGCGCCTGCTTCGTACGGCAGCCCCGCCGGTTCCAGCTCTCGGGGGCTGGAGGGCCTGGGAGCCCGGCGCAGATGGATTGATGCGAGGAGACCTCATGCACACGGCCGGCGGGAGTTTTGCAAACTTTTCCACGGGCggcagctccttctcctcctcctcgtcgTCTACCAGCGCCTCTCCCCTGCTCGCCTGCgccagccgccgccgccgcccgcgaTGCTGGCCCGCTCGCCCGCTCGGCacggaggcggcggcgggcgccgcTGGCCGAGGCCCGCCGCCTGGCTGTGgctggcggcggcgctgggcgcCGTGTGGCCGCCGCGGGGCTCGCTGGTGCAGGGCCGGCGGCTGATCTGCTGGCAGGCGGTGCTGCAGTGTCAGGGGGAGCCCGAGTGCAGCTACGCTTACAACCAGTACGCCGAGGCGTGCGCCCcggtgctcctgcagcagccgccggcgggaggcggcggggacGGCCCGGCGGCCGCTGCAGGCTCCGCCGCCTCCTCCAGGCGGCGATGCCCCAGCCACTGCATCGCGGCCCTGGTCCAGCTCAACCACACCCGGCGCGGCCCGGCGCTGGAGGACTGCGACTGCGCGCAGGACGAGAACTGCCGCGCCACCAAGCGCGCCATCGAGCCCTGCCTGCCGCGCACCAGCAGCCCGGCGGCCGGCGGCCCCGGCGTCATGGGCTGCACGGAGGCGCGGCGGCGCTGCGACTGGGACAGCCGCTGCAGCCTGGCGCTCAACCGCTACATGACCTACTGCGGGAAGCTGTTCAACGGGCTGCGCTGCACGCCGGAGTGCCGCGCCGTCATCGAGGACATGCTGGCCGTGCCCAAGGCCGTGCTGCTCAACGACTGCGTCTGCGACGGGCTGGAGCGGCCCATCTGCGAGTCGGTCAAGGAGAACATGGCCCGCCTCTGCTTCGGCGCGGACATGGGCGGCAACGGCGCGGGCAGCAGCGGCGGCTCGGACGGCGGCCTGGAGGAGTACTACGACGAGGACTACGAGGAGGAGCCGAGCCACAAGGGGAGGGACGACGCGGAGGACAGTGCGGGCTCCGAGCCCGGCTTTCCCGTGCAGGCGGACAGCGCCGGCcggcccgccgccgcggccTGCGCGCTGCTGGCCGCCCTCttgctgccgctgctgccgcaGCTCTAGCgtctccccctccctccttcccctcctccgCGCCGGGCGCTCCTCGCCGGGCCGCCGCTGGCCTCCTGGCGGGCCCGGCCGGCGGGGCCCCTTCGCCCGCCGCCGTTTTAAACGCCCTGACCGTTAAACCTCCGGCCGTTAGTCCGGGcgccccttccctctcctccgCGTCTCCCCGAAGGCGGATGGTCCCCCGTCTCCGCCCCCGCTGCTGCTCGCAGCGGCCGTtcgcgcccggcccggccttcCCGGCATCCCTGGATGGCTGAGGCGCCGCGGCCTTGCGGGCCAGCCGCCGGGGCGGAGTGGCCTGCGGGCCCTCGTTTTTCGGCTGTTGGCTCTGGAGTGTGCACTATGCAGTTGCTGCCCCCCTGCCCGGGGCTGGCGGCGAGGGGACGGGCTGCCCGCTGCCGCCAGCCGCCCCCATCCCGGCAGAACCCGGGGCCGGTGGCGTGCTGGCCCGGGCTTTTTTTGTGAGCCTTTTGACATGAAGGTTAGAAAGAGGTGAGCTACCCACACTTGGTGCCAAAGCTGTTGCCGTGCTTCTTAGTTAACAACCTGATTATCATTCGCCAAGCCTCGCTCTTCGTGATGCAGTGGTGCCCGAAAGGGGGGTTATGCCGCATCTgcaattaattaaatttaagGAAATAGCAGACTGAATAAATTCTGTGGTTTACAGCACTCCCTCTTGCACACACATCTTCCCTATAACAAAAGCGTGCCAGCAGCCATCTATTCCTCTTTAACCTAGTCacataaagagatttttttttttcagagttgttGGCTATAGTGAACAATGcaacttttgttttaaaagagctCTGCACTGCCATCTTTGAAAGACACTTTTAAACTCGAGAACATGTATGTACAAATATCCTGAAAAGTTATATTGCCTCTTGTCATATCAGGGTGCTGACCTCTGGTAAATCTtatatgaaaaatgtatttaaaactgGGATTTGTTACCAGTCGCTCTTCTTTGTACATAGAATTTTATAAATTGTATGCTTTGGGGataatttatttaagaaaaaataaagttttaaatcCACATCCCATTTGCCAGATAATTGCATTTActattcttttctgaaaagGTACATATTTCATGTTTAAGGGGATATCAGCAACAGTGATTCAGTGAAGCATTCTCTAGAACATCAAATGTACAGTGTATTTTATAGATTGCAACTTAACTTCCTTATTTTGAGAGACTTTATGAACGTTGTAGAATTGTATAAACACATTTCTGAGCTGCCTTAAACCTTGTATTTTTTATAGAAGGTGTAAAAACGGCCTGTGTTTTAAATATGTAtggctttttgtattttctaaacGTGTAAATTAGTAAAGAAAGAGCTTTAAATAATGGGTGTAGTGAAATTGTTTTCCAGGGACACTTGAACTCTCGGCACCCGAGGTTGGAGGAGGGGGGGGAGCAAACCACAGAattaacaaaccaaaaacaaaaaacaaaaaaatctctgtctGCCTGTAATACTTTACATAGATGTAAATTACTGCTATTCTTACTTTAATGGATAATTACATGCAAGAAGTAAATACAGCTTTGAAAGTACTACTTTAAAAGAGTGGTTGATTTTATAATGCGTTGGCATGGTAACTTGCCAGTGCCAGAAGGGAGTAAAGCAATTCAGGGATACTGCTGCTGGGTGTATGTGGAATTACTAGTGCGCCGCGCTTTCTTCGTGAAGTGGAGGCGCGTTGCTCTCACTGACACTCTTGGAAATGCTCCTAGGCGTGCAAACAAGTAAATGGTGAGAAATACATCACACAGAGGTGGCAAGCGTTTCAAACAAGGCCCCGCGCAGGCCGTGACGCACGCATCGAGGGGGCTGCAACAAAACGCACCAAAGTCTGCCATTCAGCCTGCCTTCTCCTGCAAGGAAGAATGCAAAAGTAAACACACTGGGGGGATCAGCAATTACTAGATCTTGTAATATTGTTCTTAGGAGTTGCTTTGCATCGTGCTTGAAGCCTGGTTTGCTGCCAGAGCTACTGATCTACACTCAAACACCCTTAGATAAATAATTACACTCTTAAGCTGTGTCGAGTGCTGATACACTTGACCTTGTAAATAGAAATGTTTGCAGTAGGAATAAACTCCAGCATTGGAAAATCTTTTAAACATTAACACAAAAGAGAGAGCTCAGTCCTCTGGGGATTTGAGTTTGGACTGTGTCAAGCTAGgcactcacaaaaaaaaagaaaaaaaaaaaggaaaaggggggggagTTTATTTATCTTCTATTCATAGTGTTTATTTAAAGCTTTTCGTTTTAAATGCCTTGATTGGAAGGCGAGTCAGGACTTTGAAAGCTACCACAAATAAACTTTGACTGAGGGGGCGACAGATTAGCAAGATAGTGCCTTTTTCATCTTACCAGATCTGGACAGAGGGCAAATCCACATCTGTCTGTTGTATAAATCAACAAAATTAGAAATCCCCGTTTCTGGACCAGCTATTTCAATgacagattattttattatttttttaaggtgtgAATTTGATTAGGTTGCCCAGCGATaaacacacacaggcacacatgCGCATGCATAAACCAACCTCCAAATAGTTGTGATACCAAGCAAGTGCATGAGTATGGTGTGCAGCTATGATC contains the following coding sequences:
- the GAS1 gene encoding growth arrest-specific protein 1; its protein translation is MLARSPARHGGGGGRRWPRPAAWLWLAAALGAVWPPRGSLVQGRRLICWQAVLQCQGEPECSYAYNQYAEACAPVLLQQPPAGGGGDGPAAAAGSAASSRRRCPSHCIAALVQLNHTRRGPALEDCDCAQDENCRATKRAIEPCLPRTSSPAAGGPGVMGCTEARRRCDWDSRCSLALNRYMTYCGKLFNGLRCTPECRAVIEDMLAVPKAVLLNDCVCDGLERPICESVKENMARLCFGADMGGNGAGSSGGSDGGLEEYYDEDYEEEPSHKGRDDAEDSAGSEPGFPVQADSAGRPAAAACALLAALLLPLLPQL